From one Sciurus carolinensis chromosome 9, mSciCar1.2, whole genome shotgun sequence genomic stretch:
- the Crygs gene encoding gamma-crystallin S, whose product MYILPQGEYPEYQRWMGLNDRLSSCRAVHLSSGGQYKIQIFEKGDFNGQMYETTEDCPSIMEQFHMREIHSCKVLEGVWVFYELPNYRGRQYLLDKKEYRKPIDWGAASPAVQSFRRIME is encoded by the exons ATGTACATCTTACCTCAGGGTGAGTACCCTGAATACCAGCGTTGGATGGGCCTCAATGACCGCCTGAGCTCCTGCAGGGCTGTTCATCTG tctaGCGGAGGCCAGTATAAGATTCAGATCTTTGAGAAAGGGGATTTTAATGGTCAGATGTATGAAACCACTGAAGACTGCCCTTCCATCATGGAGCAGTTCCACATGCGAGAGATCCACTCCTGTAAGGTGCTGGAAGGTGTCTGGGTTTTCTATGAGCTACCCAACTACCGTGGCAGACAGTACCTCCTGGACAAGAAGGAGTACCGGAAGCCCATTGACTGGGGTGCAGCTTCTCCAGCTGTCCAGTCATTCCGCCGCATTATGGAGTAA